From the Solanum pennellii chromosome 4, SPENNV200 genome, one window contains:
- the LOC114076930 gene encoding serine carboxypeptidase-like 17: MTKTELCYLFLVLVVAEPAIAGSPVKFLPGFKGPLPFQLETGYVGVGDSEDVQLFYYFIESESGYPDSDPLMLWITGGPGCSALSGLIYEIGPITFEAVEYNGSLPTMILNPYSWTKVSSIIFLDLPVGTGFSYATTPAALQTSDLQASDHAYQFLRKWFVDHPTFLKNPLYIGGDSYSGMVVPIISQIIASNDEMEIKPFINLKGYLLGNPSTFEGENSYEIPFAYGMGLISDELYESLKTNCKGEYLNINPSNKLCLQDVQTFKELLKGINKPHILEPKCKRFSPRPHQLFGERRSLDEKLHQLNNLPGLIKCRNNWYKHSYHWADDDQVRDALNIRKGTIGKWERCATLKFQKIVTNSIPYHENLSSKGYRSLIYSGDHDMIVTFRSTQAWIKSLNYSIVDDWRAWTVDNQVAGYTRSYSNQMTFATVKGAGHTAPEYKPRECLAMLTRWMSYQPL, encoded by the exons ATGACAAAAACAGagctatgttatttatttttggttctTGTTGTTGCAGAGCCTGCAATAGCTGGTTCACCAGTGAAGTTTCTTCCAGGTTTTAAAGGACCCCTTCCTTTTCAACTTGAAACTGG GTATGTAGGAGTTGGTGATTCAGAAGATGTGCAattattctattattttatagagTCGGAGTCTGGATATCCAGACTCCGACCCTCTAATGCTTTGGATCACTGGAGGACCTGGTTGCTCTGCTCTATCTGGCCTTATCTATGAGATTG GACCAATAACATTTGAGGCAGTGGAATACAATGGAAGTTTGCCTACAATGATACTGAATCCTTACTCATGGACAAAG GTGTCAAGTATTATTTTCTTAGACTTACCGGTGGGAACTGGTTTTTCCTACGCGACAACTCCAGCAGCTCTACAAACATCTGATTTACAAGCAAGTGATCATGCATATCAGTTCCTTCGCAAG TGGTTTGTAGATCATCCAACATTTCTAAAGAATCCATTATACATTGGTGGAGACTCGTACTCGGGGATGGTTGTTCCCATTATTAGTCAAATTATTGCCAGTA ATGATGAAATGGAAATCAAACCATTTATCAATCTCAAG GGATATTTACTCGGAAATCCATCGACATTTGAAGGTGAAAACAGTTATGAGATTCCATTTGCTTATGGAATGGGACTTATTTCTGATGAACTCTATGAG TCTCTGAAAACCAATTGTAAAGGAGAATACCTGAATATAAATCCAAGCAATAAACTGTGTTTACAAGATGTTCAAACTTTTAAAGAG CTTCTTAAAGGAATTAATAAACCCCATATTTTGGAGCCCAAATGTAAGCGTTTTTCGCCAAGGCCACACCAATTGTTTGGCGAAAGAAGATCTCTTGATGAGAAGTTACATCAACTTAACAATCTTCCTGGACTTATAAAATGTCGC AATAATTGGTACAAACATTCTTATCATTGGGCTGATGATGATCAAGTTAGAGACGCCCTCAACATCCGGAAG GGGACTATCGGAAAATGGGAGAGATGTGCAACTTTGAAATTCCAAAAGATAGTCACTAATAGCATACCATATCATGAAAACCTCAGTAGCAAAGGTTACAGATCTCTTATATACag tGGAGATCATGACATGATTGTTACCTTTCGATCAACTCAAGCATGGATAAAATCTCTTAACTATTCAATTGTCGATGATTGGCGAGCTTGGACTGTTGACAATCAAGTTGCCGG TTACACAAGAAGTTACTCAAATCAGATGACATTTGCAACAGTGAAG GGAGCAGGGCATACAGCACCAGAATATAAGCCTCGTGAATGTCTGGCCATGCTCACAAGGTGGATGTCTTATCAGCCCTtgtaa
- the LOC107018243 gene encoding U-box domain-containing protein 30-like: MPMYVPSRGRVEEFDVGGGGQVLDLETAVKDGILGGGGGVVVHGGAIEKKLSLRKMMEELDSIDVPSVFICPISLEPMQDPVTLCTGQTYERSNILKWFSLGHFTCPTTMQELWDDSITPNSTLHQLIYSWFSQKYLAMKKRSEDVQGRVLEILETLKKVKGEARVQALKELRQVVTSHDSAKKTVTDNSGVSLITSLLGPFTKHVVASEAIGILVHLDLNSDGKANLMQPNKISLMVDTLNEGSNDTKINCMKLLELLMEGKDSECEVLSSLSLFVGLLRIIKDKRHPNGVLSSLRLLKLISSHDSLRNSIVGIGAIPQLVEVLPNLNAECLELALVILEALSTLPEGALALMDCRSTIPNVVKLLMKVSESCTQFALSILWAVCKLAPEKCSSVAVEAGLAAKLLLVIQSGCNPVLKQRSAELLKLCSLNYSETIFISKCKLTKTMQ, from the coding sequence ATGCCTATGTATGTGCCTTCTAGGGGGAGAGTGGAGGAATTTGATGTTGGGGGTGGTGGGCAGGTGTTGGATCTGGAAACTGCTGTTAAAGATGGGATTttgggtggtggtggtggggtgGTGGTTCATGGTGGTGCTATAGAGAAGAAGTTGAGTCTGAGGAAAATGATGGAGGAGCTTGATTCAATTGATGTTCCTTCAGTTTTTATTTGTCCAATTTCTTTGGAACCCATGCAAGATCCAGTAACCCTTTGTACAGGGCAAACATATGAGAGGTCTAATATTCTCAAATGGTTCTCTTTGGGGCATTTTACTTGTCCCACAACAATGCAAGAGTTGTGGGATGATTCTATCACTCCTAATAGTACTCTTCACCAGCTGATTTACAGTTGGTTTTCTCAAAAGTATTTGGCTATGAAAAAGAGGTCAGAGGATGTGCAAGGAAGGGTTTTGGAGATTTTAGAGACCTTGAAGAAGGTTAAAGGTGAGGCTAGAGTTCAAGCTTTGAAGGAGCTAAGACAAGTTGTCACTTCCCATGACTCAGCCAAGAAAACAGTGACAGATAACAGTGGTGTTAGTTTGATTACTTCACTGTTAGGTCCTTTCACCAAACATGTTGTTGCTTCTGAGGCAATTGGTATTTTGGTACACTTGGATCTGAATTCAGATGGGAAGGCTAATTTGATGCAACCTAATAAGATTTCCCTGATGGTGGATACCTTGAATGAGGGATCCAATGATACCAAGATAAATTGTATGAAATTGCTCGAATTGTTGATGGAAGGGAAGGATTCAGAGTGTGAAGTTTTGTCAAGCTTGAGTCTTTTTGTAGGATTACTGAGAATAATCAAAGATAAGAGACACCCTAATGGAGTGTTGTCTAGTTTGAGATTGCTCAAGCTGATTTCATCTCACGATTCATTGAGGAACTCAATTGTTGGTATTGGGGCAATCCCCCAATTGGTGGAAGTATTACCCAACTTGAATGCTGAATGCTTAGAATTAGCCCTGGTTATCCTTGAAGCCTTGTCTACCCTTCCAGAGGGAGCATTAGCATTGATGGATTGTCGTAGCACCATTCCGAACGTGGTTAAATTGCTCATGAAGGTATCAGAGAGCTGCACTCAATTCGCGTTATCAATTTTATGGGCAGTGTGCAAACTTGCCCCCGAAAAATGCTCATCTGTGGCTGTTGAGGCAGGTCTAGCAGCCAAATTGTTGCTTGTTATTCAAAGTGGATGCAACCCTGTGTTGAAGCAACGGTCTGCTGAGCTCTTGAAACTATGCAGTCTAAATTACTCAGAGACCATCTTCATTTCCAAGTGTAAGCTTACCAAGACAATGCAATGA
- the LOC107017036 gene encoding uncharacterized protein LOC107017036: protein MTNYAVVNPRSLPKSYSVTSSTRSDNSEDFRELVRAASARSMGENFELNLLIQQQIRQQLQQQMPSRRTVPRSVSVGMGRIDEDKPFVLGGQEDDVSIMLMKNDLRYPRSRSHAVSKTSNVHVF, encoded by the coding sequence ATGACGAATTACGCAGTTGTAAATCCTCGGAGTTTACCTAAGAGTTACAGTGTAACATCATCTACGAGGTCTGATAACAGCGAAGATTTTAGAGAACTTGTTAGAGCAGCGTCCGCGAGGAGCATGGGAGAGAATTTTGAGCTGAATTTATTAATACAGCAACAAATTCGACAGCAATTACAGCAACAAATGCCATCAAGGAGAACAGTACCGAGGAGTGTTAGTGTTGGTATGGGAAGAATCGATGAAGATAAGCCATTTGTTTTAGGAGGTCAAGAAGATGATGTTTCGATtatgttaatgaaaaatgatttgAGGTATCCTAGGAGTAGAAGTCATGCTGTTTCAAAGACTAGTAATGTTCATGTCTTTTGA